One genomic window of Actinoalloteichus hoggarensis includes the following:
- a CDS encoding ABC transporter ATP-binding protein, whose product MDDVGVRRGPTNLVRGVDWRVEVDERWVILGPNGAGKTTMLRLAGAELHPSDGTVHLLGERLGGVDVFELRPRIGLCSAAQAARIPPDEVVRDVVVSAGYAVMGRWREDYDSLDLDRATELLDSLGMGALADRRFGTLSEGERKRTLIARALMTDPELLLLDEPAAGLDLGGREDLVARLAALASDPDAPALVLVTHHVEEIPPGFTHALLLREGGIVAQGLLSDVITEENLSATFGQDLVLQRSGGRFFAWRRPAE is encoded by the coding sequence ATGGACGACGTCGGAGTGCGGCGCGGACCGACGAATCTGGTCCGGGGCGTCGACTGGCGCGTCGAGGTCGACGAACGGTGGGTGATCCTCGGACCCAACGGTGCGGGGAAGACCACGATGCTGCGACTCGCGGGGGCCGAGCTGCATCCCAGCGACGGCACGGTGCACCTGCTCGGCGAGCGGCTCGGCGGCGTCGACGTCTTCGAACTGCGGCCGAGGATCGGATTGTGCTCGGCCGCGCAGGCCGCCCGCATCCCGCCGGACGAGGTGGTGCGCGACGTCGTGGTCAGCGCGGGCTACGCGGTCATGGGTCGCTGGCGGGAGGACTACGACAGCCTCGATCTCGACCGGGCGACCGAACTGCTCGACTCGCTGGGCATGGGCGCGTTGGCCGACCGCAGGTTCGGCACGCTGTCCGAGGGCGAACGCAAGCGGACCCTCATCGCGAGGGCGCTGATGACCGACCCCGAGCTGCTGCTGCTCGACGAGCCCGCCGCCGGACTCGACCTCGGCGGGCGCGAGGACCTGGTGGCCCGGCTGGCCGCGTTGGCCTCCGACCCGGACGCCCCCGCGCTCGTGCTGGTCACCCACCACGTCGAGGAGATCCCGCCCGGCTTCACCCACGCGCTGCTGCTGCGGGAGGGCGGGATCGTCGCGCAGGGGCTGTTGTCGGACGTCATCACCGAGGAGAACCTCTCGGCGACCTTCGGCCAGGACCTCGTCCTGCAACGCTCCGGCGGCCGCTTCTTCGCCTGGCGGCGCCCGGCCGAGTAG
- a CDS encoding WXG100 family type VII secretion target has translation MGNDNMEVDPAALRARSPQFDAAADQLEGAGTAIDGVVGAEGACWGGDEAGTTFANDYLPAAQMAQENITALTEALRGIKIQLDAAADTWESIDQDAADGFSRLV, from the coding sequence ATGGGAAATGACAACATGGAAGTCGATCCGGCCGCGCTGCGTGCGCGGTCGCCGCAGTTCGACGCGGCCGCCGACCAGCTGGAGGGCGCCGGGACGGCCATCGACGGCGTCGTCGGCGCGGAGGGAGCCTGCTGGGGTGGCGACGAGGCGGGCACGACGTTCGCCAACGACTATCTCCCCGCCGCCCAGATGGCCCAGGAGAACATCACCGCGTTGACGGAGGCGCTGCGCGGCATCAAGATCCAGCTGGACGCGGCCGCCGACACGTGGGAATCGATCGATCAGGACGCCGCCGACGGCTTCAGCCGGCTGGTGTGA
- a CDS encoding enoyl-CoA hydratase/isomerase family protein has protein sequence MGEFVRLEVDAGIGTIRLDRPPMNALDIQMQEEIRAAATEASLRTDIRAVVIYGGPKVFAAGADIKEMADLTYAQMADRAPQLSVAFRAVAEIPKPVVAAVTGYALGGGLELALCADRRIAGDNVKVGQPEVLLGVIPGAGGTQRLARLIGPAKAKDIIFTGRFVEAAEARTLGIVDEVVAPDDVYATALSWADRFTTGAAQALAAAKTAVDTGLEIDLASGLALESRLFAAMFATEDQKTGMRSFVEHGPGKAKFEGR, from the coding sequence GTGGGCGAGTTCGTCAGGCTGGAAGTGGACGCGGGAATCGGCACCATCCGGTTGGACCGGCCGCCGATGAACGCCCTCGACATCCAGATGCAGGAGGAGATCCGCGCCGCCGCGACCGAGGCGTCGCTGCGTACCGACATCCGGGCCGTGGTGATCTACGGCGGCCCGAAGGTGTTCGCGGCCGGGGCCGACATCAAGGAGATGGCCGACCTCACCTACGCGCAGATGGCCGATCGGGCGCCGCAGCTCTCCGTGGCGTTCCGGGCGGTCGCGGAGATCCCGAAGCCGGTGGTCGCCGCCGTCACCGGTTACGCGCTGGGCGGCGGGCTCGAACTGGCGTTGTGCGCGGACCGGCGGATCGCGGGCGACAACGTCAAGGTCGGCCAGCCGGAAGTGCTGCTCGGGGTGATACCCGGCGCGGGCGGCACCCAGCGGCTGGCCAGACTCATCGGCCCCGCCAAGGCCAAGGACATCATCTTCACCGGGCGCTTCGTCGAGGCCGCCGAGGCGCGGACACTCGGGATCGTCGACGAGGTCGTGGCGCCGGACGACGTCTACGCCACCGCGCTGAGCTGGGCGGACCGTTTCACCACCGGGGCGGCCCAGGCCTTGGCCGCCGCCAAGACGGCCGTCGACACCGGGCTGGAGATCGACCTGGCCAGCGGGCTGGCCCTGGAGAGCAGACTGTTCGCGGCGATGTTCGCCACCGAGGACCAGAAGACCGGGATGCGCTCGTTCGTCGAGCACGGCCCCGGCAAGGCGAAGTTCGAGGGCCGTTGA
- a CDS encoding YbaB/EbfC family nucleoid-associated protein, whose amino-acid sequence MSEQTDRRAALEARNAAMREQVANLTTRFHEQMADLKDAQSRAMTVTGEAVSPDGLVTAVVDAAGTITRLDFAVTAFNRSTPEKLSRTVVETIVAATARARTQVNESMAVTQQSLGMDLNDLIEGAPPLRDLAPTLPPPPTPPTAPPPAPTRRSRPPEDDDEDFGNSSFMR is encoded by the coding sequence ATGAGCGAACAGACCGACCGGCGTGCCGCGTTGGAGGCGCGCAACGCGGCGATGCGCGAGCAGGTGGCGAATCTGACCACCCGTTTCCACGAGCAGATGGCGGATTTGAAGGACGCGCAGTCCAGGGCCATGACCGTGACCGGCGAGGCCGTGTCTCCCGACGGGCTCGTCACCGCCGTCGTCGACGCGGCGGGCACGATCACCCGTCTCGACTTCGCGGTGACGGCGTTCAACCGCAGCACCCCGGAGAAGCTGTCCCGCACCGTGGTGGAGACGATCGTGGCGGCCACCGCCCGTGCCAGGACTCAGGTCAACGAGTCGATGGCGGTGACCCAGCAGAGTCTGGGCATGGACCTGAACGACCTGATCGAGGGCGCTCCCCCGCTGCGCGACCTGGCTCCCACGCTGCCGCCGCCGCCCACGCCGCCGACTGCCCCGCCGCCCGCGCCGACCCGCAGGTCACGCCCCCCGGAGGACGACGACGAGGACTTCGGCAACAGCTCTTTCATGCGCTGA